A genome region from Thermococcus gorgonarius includes the following:
- a CDS encoding metal ABC transporter solute-binding protein, Zn/Mn family yields the protein MKARVLLLILLLTGMILPFSGASEEKPLVVASIGPIASIVGEAFGDSVEVVTLIPLGADPHEYQLTAEQVELLKKADVIVTTGGHLPVEGKMADLKKEGVITGELLLIDDYKREGFHYLPERWYSGKDNPHGTWLDPDNAVAIAAATEKALEKADPANAQEYSPRFEKFREKVEAIKYAYSGFVEENRSAVINMPPVQYAIEWLGIKAVASIKPEEEVPALGIDEVLSKANEFDIIVYSLQSPDQLKKAALELSEKSRKPAAGVTVFWEGKPYTEVLRENTVSVLRVSEKEIVSINRSSGGFDLAYLISALLAGLSLGTALGYILKS from the coding sequence ATGAAGGCGAGGGTATTACTGCTCATACTCCTGCTCACTGGCATGATCCTGCCATTTTCAGGGGCCTCAGAAGAGAAACCCCTCGTGGTGGCAAGCATAGGGCCGATAGCGTCGATAGTGGGCGAGGCCTTCGGGGACTCAGTTGAGGTCGTTACGTTGATTCCTCTCGGGGCCGACCCCCACGAATACCAGCTAACCGCTGAACAGGTCGAGCTCCTTAAAAAGGCAGACGTCATAGTGACAACCGGCGGCCACCTCCCTGTCGAGGGTAAGATGGCAGATCTGAAGAAGGAAGGCGTGATCACGGGTGAACTGCTCCTTATAGACGATTACAAGCGGGAGGGCTTCCACTATCTTCCCGAGCGGTGGTACAGCGGCAAGGACAACCCCCACGGCACCTGGCTAGATCCCGATAATGCAGTAGCGATTGCCGCGGCAACCGAGAAAGCTTTGGAGAAGGCCGACCCAGCCAACGCCCAGGAATACAGCCCAAGGTTCGAGAAATTCAGGGAGAAGGTTGAGGCGATAAAATACGCTTATTCGGGCTTTGTTGAGGAAAACAGGAGTGCGGTGATAAACATGCCCCCCGTCCAGTACGCCATAGAGTGGCTTGGGATAAAGGCAGTTGCCTCGATAAAGCCCGAGGAGGAGGTTCCCGCCCTCGGCATTGATGAGGTTCTTTCCAAGGCCAATGAGTTCGATATTATAGTCTACTCCCTTCAGAGCCCGGATCAGCTGAAAAAGGCTGCTCTTGAGCTCTCGGAGAAGAGCAGAAAGCCCGCTGCCGGGGTAACGGTTTTCTGGGAGGGGAAGCCTTACACGGAAGTCCTGAGGGAGAACACGGTTAGCGTGCTGAGGGTCAGTGAAAAAGAGATCGTCAGCATAAACAGGAGCTCTGGGGGCTTTGACCTGGCGTATTTGATTTCTGCCCTGTTAGCAGGGCTTTCCCTTGGAACTGCGTTGGGTTACATCTTAAAAAGCTGA
- a CDS encoding phosphoribosyltransferase yields the protein MKKFPARLASWEDIERWAKEGAWKVLEENWRPDVVVGLARGGWVAARLYCDYLGVKDLVSLKVEHWGVTATPDGKAKLKYGSSYDLGGKRVLIVDDISDTGESLTLAKKYVESRNPAEVRTATLLTIKGSRFKPDYYAEEIEWAWIVFPWNFVEDMINLVGNILEEREAVSTDEIVELFKELHGLDVSKGKLEEALRMAERRKIFKFREGKWLKA from the coding sequence ATGAAGAAGTTTCCTGCAAGACTCGCTTCTTGGGAAGATATCGAAAGGTGGGCCAAGGAAGGTGCCTGGAAGGTTTTGGAGGAAAACTGGAGACCTGACGTCGTAGTCGGCCTCGCAAGGGGTGGCTGGGTCGCTGCTAGGCTCTACTGTGACTACTTGGGCGTTAAGGACTTAGTCAGCCTCAAGGTCGAGCACTGGGGTGTAACTGCAACTCCAGATGGAAAGGCAAAGCTCAAATACGGCAGCAGCTACGACCTGGGTGGCAAGAGAGTTCTCATTGTTGACGATATCAGCGATACTGGAGAAAGCCTAACCCTGGCGAAGAAGTACGTGGAAAGCCGGAACCCTGCCGAAGTTAGAACTGCGACCCTTCTGACAATCAAGGGTTCGCGCTTTAAGCCGGACTACTACGCCGAGGAGATTGAGTGGGCGTGGATAGTCTTTCCCTGGAATTTCGTCGAGGACATGATAAACCTCGTCGGAAACATCCTTGAGGAAAGGGAAGCCGTGAGCACCGACGAGATCGTCGAGCTCTTTAAGGAACTCCACGGCCTGGATGTTTCCAAGGGCAAACTGGAAGAAGCCCTGAGGATGGCGGAAAGGAGGAAGATTTTTAAGTTCAGGGAAGGGAAGTGGCTCAAAGCCTGA
- a CDS encoding PQ-loop domain-containing transporter, translated as MSGVELLGLIGMLLLVGSWIPQTWETIKTKNCPLNLKFILVYFTASTLLTIYAYARRDWIFTALNGLAALQSGINLYVKLRYS; from the coding sequence ATGTCGGGCGTGGAACTTCTTGGACTCATAGGGATGCTGCTCCTGGTTGGTTCGTGGATACCCCAGACCTGGGAGACAATAAAGACCAAGAACTGTCCGCTGAACCTTAAGTTCATTCTGGTTTACTTCACTGCATCAACGCTCCTTACGATCTACGCCTACGCCAGGAGGGACTGGATATTCACCGCTCTCAACGGTCTGGCGGCCCTTCAGAGCGGGATAAACCTCTACGTTAAGCTCAGATACTCCTAG
- the cas6 gene encoding CRISPR-associated endoribonuclease Cas6, protein MRIEIKLRPVGDNPILPFNYNYEVYRHIVDKVSLVDPELARKIEASNVDLLTFSRILVRRRELLPEVGIRILSDTVSLYVSSHSPNIITAMVEGFIINPAMRIGETDFVAEDVKPLREPEIKDTVMFSTLSPIVVRTVKFSDGKMKIWDLYPNEPTFFDKFRKIVLLRYTELYGTTPEDSSFSVEVIKFKPVRILVADTYYRGSLMVFRYTGSKEIAKFAYDLGFGEKTKYGFGMVKVIDEK, encoded by the coding sequence ATGAGAATTGAAATAAAGCTGCGCCCTGTGGGGGATAATCCAATATTGCCCTTCAATTACAACTACGAAGTGTACCGTCATATAGTGGATAAGGTATCGCTTGTAGATCCAGAGCTTGCCAGAAAAATAGAGGCAAGTAACGTTGACCTGCTAACGTTTTCGAGAATACTGGTCAGGAGGAGAGAGCTCCTTCCGGAAGTGGGCATAAGAATTCTAAGCGATACCGTTTCTCTCTACGTATCATCACACTCACCCAATATAATAACTGCGATGGTTGAGGGCTTCATAATAAACCCCGCGATGAGGATTGGAGAAACGGATTTTGTCGCTGAGGACGTTAAGCCCCTGCGGGAGCCGGAGATAAAGGACACTGTCATGTTCTCGACTCTTAGCCCAATAGTTGTGAGGACGGTTAAATTTTCCGACGGAAAAATGAAGATATGGGACCTCTACCCCAACGAACCCACTTTCTTTGACAAATTCAGGAAGATAGTCCTTCTCAGGTATACTGAGCTCTATGGCACCACTCCGGAAGACAGCTCCTTCTCGGTTGAGGTCATAAAGTTTAAGCCGGTTAGAATACTCGTTGCCGATACTTACTACCGTGGATCACTCATGGTGTTCAGGTACACCGGGTCAAAGGAGATAGCAAAGTTCGCCTATGACCTTGGCTTTGGGGAGAAAACAAAGTACGGCTTCGGAATGGTCAAAGTAATCGATGAGAAGTGA
- the upp gene encoding uracil phosphoribosyltransferase, with translation MKADERWSGVYSFEDSPFIMEVLTELRDKNTDSIAFRKGLVKLGRYMGYELTKTMDIEEVDVKTPLEKTKGVIVRDRRNVVIITVLRAAIPLMEGLIKVFEHARVGIVSASRGKAPKFEIEMNYIKIPDLRPEDTVIVADPMIATGSTLIKVLGEIEKYGKPKRKIVLGVLAAPEGISRIKEQFPEVEIFVAKVDRELNEKGYILPGLGDAGDRAFGAPLKVS, from the coding sequence ATGAAGGCTGATGAAAGGTGGAGCGGGGTTTACTCCTTTGAGGACTCCCCCTTTATAATGGAGGTTCTTACCGAGCTCAGGGACAAGAACACCGACAGCATTGCCTTCAGGAAGGGTCTGGTCAAGCTCGGGAGGTACATGGGGTACGAGCTTACGAAAACCATGGACATTGAGGAGGTTGATGTCAAAACTCCGCTGGAGAAGACGAAGGGCGTGATCGTTAGGGACAGAAGGAACGTCGTCATTATAACAGTCCTCAGGGCGGCGATACCGCTGATGGAAGGGTTGATAAAGGTCTTTGAGCATGCTAGGGTTGGTATAGTCTCGGCCTCCAGAGGAAAAGCCCCGAAGTTCGAGATAGAGATGAACTACATCAAGATACCCGACCTTAGGCCGGAGGACACAGTGATCGTTGCTGACCCCATGATAGCGACGGGTTCAACCCTCATTAAAGTTCTTGGAGAGATTGAAAAGTACGGAAAGCCAAAGAGAAAGATAGTTCTTGGTGTTCTGGCTGCCCCGGAAGGCATCTCCAGGATCAAGGAGCAGTTTCCTGAAGTTGAGATCTTCGTTGCCAAGGTGGACAGGGAGCTCAACGAGAAGGGTTACATCCTTCCGGGCCTTGGTGATGCGGGAGACAGGGCCTTTGGCGCGCCTCTGAAGGTCTCCTGA
- a CDS encoding rhomboid family intramembrane serine protease: MGVEDLLKAAKYAWLTYTLLLINIAVFAYELYLSGALTVKTEALLKVALVNFCVTECHEYWRLVSAMFVHLDWIHLAMNMFFLIYLGSQLELFVGKMRYLVLYLTAGILGNVLTVALMDPWTVSGGASGALFGVAGALIMMEGMLKRNIQMALGNAFFLFLINSWLPGVNWVAHLGGLIVGLAFGYNYGIYVRRKMARMEYWDLRW; encoded by the coding sequence ATGGGTGTGGAGGACTTACTAAAGGCCGCCAAATACGCATGGCTAACTTACACTTTACTCCTCATAAACATAGCAGTCTTTGCCTATGAGCTCTATCTGAGCGGTGCTCTGACTGTCAAAACAGAAGCCCTTCTCAAGGTTGCGCTGGTAAACTTCTGCGTCACCGAGTGCCATGAATACTGGAGACTGGTAAGTGCCATGTTCGTTCACCTCGACTGGATTCACTTGGCGATGAACATGTTCTTTCTAATCTACCTCGGCAGCCAACTGGAGCTCTTCGTGGGAAAGATGAGGTACCTCGTGCTCTACCTCACCGCGGGTATATTGGGCAATGTGCTCACAGTTGCTCTGATGGATCCGTGGACAGTGAGCGGCGGTGCCAGCGGGGCACTGTTTGGAGTTGCTGGGGCCCTGATAATGATGGAGGGCATGTTGAAAAGGAACATCCAGATGGCCCTTGGCAACGCTTTCTTCCTATTCCTTATAAACAGCTGGCTCCCGGGGGTTAACTGGGTGGCTCATTTGGGCGGCCTCATCGTTGGCCTGGCTTTTGGTTATAACTATGGAATTTACGTCAGGAGGAAGATGGCCCGGATGGAGTACTGGGATCTGAGGTGGTGA
- a CDS encoding bifunctional fructose-bisphosphatase/inositol-phosphate phosphatase: MEISWNEVVFSLAKDVERAVMPLFGKPEGGREVGKNVSGDVTKYVDKVAEDIVVKRLEPLGINIVSEEIGLVDQGSDLTAVVDPIDGSYNFSSGIPIFAFSFALFKGKKPVYSAIYEFLLGNYYEAIPGNGAYLNGRRIHVVPREPEKAAISFYTRGVGVSIIERVKRIRVLGAIAVELAYLARGSLQAAVDVRNYVRPTDVLAGALLVREAGGIVVDENGKEFDPALSAEDKMNIIASSDERLLELILEEVKR, from the coding sequence ATGGAGATAAGCTGGAACGAAGTTGTTTTCTCCCTTGCCAAGGACGTTGAAAGGGCCGTGATGCCCCTCTTCGGAAAGCCCGAAGGCGGTAGAGAAGTCGGTAAGAACGTCAGCGGTGACGTTACGAAGTACGTTGACAAGGTTGCCGAGGACATTGTGGTGAAGAGGCTTGAGCCGCTTGGTATAAACATCGTCAGCGAAGAGATAGGTCTGGTTGATCAGGGAAGCGACCTTACCGCTGTAGTTGACCCTATAGACGGCTCGTATAATTTTTCTTCAGGAATACCGATCTTTGCCTTTAGCTTTGCCCTCTTCAAGGGTAAAAAACCCGTCTATTCAGCAATCTACGAGTTCCTCCTCGGGAACTACTATGAGGCCATACCTGGCAATGGTGCCTACCTCAACGGCAGGAGGATTCATGTGGTTCCGAGAGAGCCAGAAAAAGCCGCTATAAGCTTTTACACCAGGGGTGTGGGAGTGAGTATTATCGAGAGGGTAAAGCGCATAAGGGTTCTCGGTGCCATAGCCGTCGAGCTGGCCTACCTTGCCAGGGGCTCCCTCCAGGCGGCGGTGGACGTAAGGAACTATGTCCGGCCAACCGATGTCCTTGCCGGAGCTTTGCTTGTCAGGGAGGCAGGGGGAATTGTTGTGGACGAGAACGGCAAAGAGTTCGACCCAGCTCTCAGCGCTGAGGACAAAATGAACATCATAGCATCAAGCGATGAGAGGCTTTTGGAGCTAATACTCGAAGAGGTGAAGCGCTAA